The bacterium genome segment TGAATCAGCGGCTTTTTTGGTGATAATGTTCACTGCACCGCTGATTGCACCTGATCCGAATTTCCAGGATGCACCGCTTTTGTATATCTCAATATGGTCAATGATATTCAGAGGAATATCTGTGATATCAGTTATACCGGATAAATTATTGCTGAGAGGAACTCCGTCAATTAATATTAAAATATGCTGGGGAAGGCTGCCCCGAATAGATATTGTTGATGAGTTTCCCGATTGAACTGTTACGCCCTGTATGTGGCGGAACAGATTGGGCAGGTTAGTTGCTCCGCTTGCCTGAATCTGTTTTAATGTAATTATTTTTTTATCTTCAGTTAATATTAAGCTGTTTCTGTCTTCAATAATTGAAATTTCATTTAACGGGAGAACAACCTGAGTCATCCCGATATTTAAATTGGCAGGAAGACCGTTTCTTACAATAATTCCGGTAATTTCAGCAGTTTTGTATCCAATGTGCTGAGCGGTAATTGAGTATGTGCCATTGATTAAATTCTCAAAAGAGAAGTTGCCGAACATGTCGGCGACAGTTCCTTTGTTGCTGCCGTTTATAATAATATTAGTCCCGGGCAGAGGATTCCCAGTTGCAGAATCAAAGACTCGCCCTTTAATTTTCATAGCAGACTGCGCCAGGATTACGGCAGGAATAAAAAACAGAATAATGTATATTTTAAAGATTTTCATTTTCTCCCAAAAGGGAGGGTGAAGCTGAGCTGCGGCATAAAAAAACCCAGCCTTGAGGAGACCGGGTTTAAATTTTAACCTGGAAACTTGCCTCACCCTCGAAGGCAGTTAATTCTCTGACGATATGGCAGGTTTCCTGACTCTGGGCATCAGACCTACTAATTTTGCCTTCCCATTCATTTCTGAAAAGTGGCTGTTAAAATTTTCGTATCCCATTACAGTAGCGGGGCTGCAGCGGATTTTAACCGCTTTCCCTTTTAACCCGTTTCCGGGCACCATCTCGTGTGTGTTAAAGAACAATTGTTAAAAAGAACTTAATAAATGAATTTTACAGATGCAAGTCTTTTTTATCCGTTTTTGATTGTAATCCCATATTAAAAGTGTTTGATTTTATTCCTATTTTCTTTATTTTTACTATAATTACGGAGAATTGTATAATGCTGAAAAATATTCTGGGAAAGACAGTTTTTGTTGTAATGCTTTTTATTCTTTCCGGCAGCAGTACTGCTCAGTATTACTTCGGCAGGAATAAGATTCAATACAACAGCTTCAAATGGCAGATACTTAAAACAGAGCATTTTGATATTTATTACTATCCTGAGATGGAATCACTTGCAGAGATAGGTGCGTATTTTGCCGAGGAAAGTTATACTTTTTTGCAGGATAAAATGAATATAACTATTTTACGAAGAATACCTCTGATTTTTTACAGCTCTCATTTCCATTTTGAAGAAACTAATACCGTGCCCAATCTTATCCCGGAAGGCGTAGGAGGATTCTTTGAATTTATGAAGGGACGCGTTGTTGTACCTAATAACGGTTCTTTAAGTAAATTTAAAAATACAATCCGACATGAGTTGGTTCACGTATTCCAAAAGAGTTATACAAATCAGGTATTGAAGAGCCATAAATGTTCTCTTGAAGGAGGGCCACCTCTCTGGTTTGTTGAAGGCCTTGCCGAATACTGGTCAGAAAGGTGGAGCCCCGAAGCTGAAATGGTAATACGTGATTGTGTGCTGAATAACAGCATGGTTCCTCTTAACAGAATGGGAGCAATATGGGGTACATATCTTATGTACAAGGAGGGGCAGTCAGTACTTACATATATATCAAAAAAATATGGAGAAGAGCAGATTCTTGCGTTGATGGACAATGTCTGGAAGTACAAAGATTTTTCCCGTGTAATGAAAGCAACAATAGGGAAAGATTATAAATCGCTAAGTGAAGAGTGGTTATATTCGCTTAAAAAGCATTTTTATCCGTTAATAGAAGACCACGATTTCCCACGTATGGCAGCAAGCAGAATCACAAACAGGGGATACAATTCTTTGCCTGCATTTTATCGGTATAATGGAGTACCAAAAGTTATTTTTGTTGCAAATCGTAACGGATACTCAAGCATCTATCAAAAAAAATTAAACAGTTCGGAACAGAATAACCCTGAGGTTTTAGTACAGGGTGAAAAGAGTGCGAACCTTGAATCTTTTCATATATTAAGCAGTAAAGTGGATATAAGCAGGAACAACAATTTGGCCTTTATTGCAAAGAGCGGCCCGCGAGACAGGCTGTATATAATGGATTTGGCAACGAGGGAAATAATAAGAAAGCTTGATTTTAAAAATCTGGTTTCTATTTTTTCTCCGTCATGGTCTCCTGACGGTGAAGCAGTAGTCTTCTCAGCCCTTAACCAGGCAGGTATGAGTGATATATACAAAGCTGATATTGAGACAGGGTCATTAAAACGCCTTACAAGCGATTTTTATACAGACAGTGATCCTGACTGGTCTCCTGATGGCAATTATATTGTATTTAGTTCTGACAGAACATATCTTGGGTACAACGGATATAAAAATATCTTTTTATATGAGATAAAGACAGGGATAGTCAGATACCTTACTTACGGAAGGGTTCATGATGCAAGCCCGGTATGGTCTCCTGACGGTAATTACATCGCTTTTGCTTCAGATAGAAAGGGAGCATCAAATATCTGGATCATTGAGAAAGCCGATCTTAAAAAATCCATTTTGGGAAACAATTACTCTCCATTTGTGAAAAATGACGGGGGAATAGCAAAGGTGAAACAGGTTACTAATTTCTCCGCAGGATGTTTTTATCCCTCATGGACTGACAGCCTTGATATTATTTTTACAACTTATGAGAGAGGAAGTTTCCAGTTAAGAGAAATTGCGTTCGGAAAGAAAAAACTGAACAGGATAAAATCTGTTAAAATAGAGAGCCCGGAGTATAATAGCAAACCATGGAAAATAAACAGAATAAGCGGCAAGAAGAGGATAAACAGATTTGCATACAGAAAAAAGTTTAATCTTGATTTTGCCCAGAGTATGATTATTCAGGATCCCATTTTTGGTACAAGCGGAGGTGCACAGCTTGCGGTTTCCGATATGCTGGGTGATGAGAAGTACTATTTCCTTCTTTACAATAATGCCAGAACCCAGTCGGATTTGTGGAAGGGATTTAATTTTGCAGTAACAAGACTTGACATGAGCCGCAGAATCAATTATTCCCTTGGGTTTTACCGTCTTGCAGGGTATTATTATAACCCATATGATGATTTTTATTATGAGAACAGATACGGAGTGAACGGGGCTGTCATCTATCCCTTGAATAAGTTTGAACGAATAGAACTGAGCATGAACATCCGTCATTCTGATAAGGATTGGTACACAGGAGAAGGCACAAGAAAAGCACTGCTTGTGTCAAATTTTATATCCTACACAAAAGACAATTCATTGTGGGGGAGCACCGGGCCGATTGACGGAGCTCGTTATAAGATTACACTTGGAAATACAGTTGATGTCCGGTACTCCAATGTAAACTTTACAACTCTTATTTTTGATTTAAGAAAATATTTCAGAATCGCTTACCGTATGTGCCATGCGGTCAGAGTCCTTGGTGAATTCAACAGAGGCAAAGAGCCGCTGCCGTTTTTCCTTGGCGGTTCATGGAGTATGCGAGGATACAGATTGTGGTCTCTTGCTGCACCGAATGTCGCGTTTATCTCCAATGAATTCAGATTTCCTTTTATTGATACATTTTATCTGAGATTTCCATTCGGAGGTATAGGATTCAGTTCGATTCAGGGAGCGCTTTTTGTTGATGCGGGAAACAGCTGGGAAGGAAAATTACAGGGAATAAAAGGAAGCTTCGGTGCAGGGATAAGGCTTAGGCTTGGGGGATACGTTGTTTTACGGTATGATATAGGAAGGAGAACGGATTTTCACAGTATAGAGAAAAAGACTTTTACACAGTTCTTTTTTGGCTGGGATTTTTAAATCAGAGCAGACATTCGGCTGGTATTTTTAAATTATAGATTGTGTATGAATTTAAGTACTTAAAAGAAAGATCAGGAGGTATCTATGTCACGAAGTCAAGTATTATTAAATAGAAAAAACACAGGATTGATTGTTATTGATGTACAGGAAAAGCTGGTTCCTTCTATCCATAATAATAAAGAAGTCATTGGAAATTGTGTGAAATTAATTGAAGGGTTTAAAGCTTTAGACCTGCCTGTTTTTGTAACTGAGCAGTATCCTGAAGGAATAGGGAAGACAGTTAAATCAATTCATAATGCACTTGGAGACATTGCTGTAAAAGAAAAAATGACTTTCAGCTGTATGGGTATTGAAGGTTTTGCTCTTGAGCTAAGGAAGGCCAGACTTGATTATCTGGTTCTATGCGGAATTGAGACTCATGTTTGCCTGTGGCAGAGCAGTATGGATTTGTTAAGTGACGGGTTTAATGTGACTGTTGCTTCGGACTGTGTGTCTTCAAGAAAAGAATCTGACAGGATTACAGCTTTAACAAGAATGGCACAGAACGGAGTCCAGGTTGCATCCTGTGAGATGATTTTATTTGAACTTCTTGAAAAATCAGAAGATGAGGGATTTAAAAAGATTTTGTCAATAATCAAATAAAAAAAGGCTTGTGATTTTTAGTAAAATTGATTATTTTCACAATGAAATAGAATTATTTTGTCTTCTGTTCTGTAATATGCGGTTTTCACATTGAAACAATTCTGTGAAAATAAGGTCGGGAACCTTAATTGTAATCTGATGGAGGAAAAAGTATGCAGCGGGTTTTCTCAATCGTTATTATTTTAACTTTTGGTTTGTCATATCAGATATTTGCACAGACCGGAATTAAATATGTAAAGCCGTTAAAGGAAAATATCAGGGTTTCGCCAAATGGCGGCAAAATAGGTGATATTGTATCAGGTACTGAAGTTAAAGTCCTTAATACAGAGGGGAACTGGGCAAAGGTCAGTATTACAGCCTGGATTTGGAAGAGTTCTCTGACTGATGACAAAACAGATGTGACAGGTTACACAATAACAGTAAGCCATATACTTTTAAATACAAAAGAAGATGCTACGGCTGTGTTGAAAAAACTTCTCTCAGGTTCAAAATTTGATGATTTAGCGAGAGAATATTCTATTGACGACGGGACAAAAAATAGCGGTGGGCTGCTGGGAGCTTTTAAGAGGGGCGATTTAATGCCTGAATTTGAAGCAGCAGCTTTCAAACTTAAAAAAGGGCAAATAAGCGGTATTGTACATACAAAATTGGGATATCATATTATCAAACGGATTAAATAATACTATTTAATTTCCATGGAGGTAGAAAATGAATGCTATTATCGAACGTATCAAAGCAATAGTTTTAAAGCCCAAACAGACCTGGGAAGAGATTGCGGCAGAGCAGACAACCCCACAGGATTTAATGAAAAATTATGTTTTTATTTTTGCCGCTCTTCCTGCGGTTGCG includes the following:
- a CDS encoding PD40 domain-containing protein; this encodes MLKNILGKTVFVVMLFILSGSSTAQYYFGRNKIQYNSFKWQILKTEHFDIYYYPEMESLAEIGAYFAEESYTFLQDKMNITILRRIPLIFYSSHFHFEETNTVPNLIPEGVGGFFEFMKGRVVVPNNGSLSKFKNTIRHELVHVFQKSYTNQVLKSHKCSLEGGPPLWFVEGLAEYWSERWSPEAEMVIRDCVLNNSMVPLNRMGAIWGTYLMYKEGQSVLTYISKKYGEEQILALMDNVWKYKDFSRVMKATIGKDYKSLSEEWLYSLKKHFYPLIEDHDFPRMAASRITNRGYNSLPAFYRYNGVPKVIFVANRNGYSSIYQKKLNSSEQNNPEVLVQGEKSANLESFHILSSKVDISRNNNLAFIAKSGPRDRLYIMDLATREIIRKLDFKNLVSIFSPSWSPDGEAVVFSALNQAGMSDIYKADIETGSLKRLTSDFYTDSDPDWSPDGNYIVFSSDRTYLGYNGYKNIFLYEIKTGIVRYLTYGRVHDASPVWSPDGNYIAFASDRKGASNIWIIEKADLKKSILGNNYSPFVKNDGGIAKVKQVTNFSAGCFYPSWTDSLDIIFTTYERGSFQLREIAFGKKKLNRIKSVKIESPEYNSKPWKINRISGKKRINRFAYRKKFNLDFAQSMIIQDPIFGTSGGAQLAVSDMLGDEKYYFLLYNNARTQSDLWKGFNFAVTRLDMSRRINYSLGFYRLAGYYYNPYDDFYYENRYGVNGAVIYPLNKFERIELSMNIRHSDKDWYTGEGTRKALLVSNFISYTKDNSLWGSTGPIDGARYKITLGNTVDVRYSNVNFTTLIFDLRKYFRIAYRMCHAVRVLGEFNRGKEPLPFFLGGSWSMRGYRLWSLAAPNVAFISNEFRFPFIDTFYLRFPFGGIGFSSIQGALFVDAGNSWEGKLQGIKGSFGAGIRLRLGGYVVLRYDIGRRTDFHSIEKKTFTQFFFGWDF
- a CDS encoding peptidylprolyl isomerase; this encodes MQRVFSIVIILTFGLSYQIFAQTGIKYVKPLKENIRVSPNGGKIGDIVSGTEVKVLNTEGNWAKVSITAWIWKSSLTDDKTDVTGYTITVSHILLNTKEDATAVLKKLLSGSKFDDLAREYSIDDGTKNSGGLLGAFKRGDLMPEFEAAAFKLKKGQISGIVHTKLGYHIIKRIK
- a CDS encoding hydrolase is translated as MSRSQVLLNRKNTGLIVIDVQEKLVPSIHNNKEVIGNCVKLIEGFKALDLPVFVTEQYPEGIGKTVKSIHNALGDIAVKEKMTFSCMGIEGFALELRKARLDYLVLCGIETHVCLWQSSMDLLSDGFNVTVASDCVSSRKESDRITALTRMAQNGVQVASCEMILFELLEKSEDEGFKKILSIIK